Proteins from one Fragaria vesca subsp. vesca linkage group LG6, FraVesHawaii_1.0, whole genome shotgun sequence genomic window:
- the LOC101305190 gene encoding thaumatin-like protein-like, translated as MPTSSLLFSLLYILASVSITNGAQLIIVNNCNESIWPGILGSAGLATPQSGGFHLGSGEEVVLDVPEKWSGRIWGRQGCSFDSNGKGNCETGDCFGQLHCQGKGGIPPATVVEMTLGSSNSPLHFYDVSLVDGFNLPVSMKPVGGGIGCGVASCEVDLNICCPSALEVRRGGKVVGCKSACLAMQSAKYCCTGNYANPNTCKPTLFAHLFKAICPKAYSYAFDDSSSLNRCRASRYVITFCPPQ; from the exons ATGCCTACTTCCTCTCTTCTCTTTTCCTTGTTATACATCTTAGCCTCGGTCTCAATTACAA ATGGGGCTCAACTCATTATAGTAAACAACTGCAATGAAAGCATATGGCCTGGTATACTTGGGAGTGCAGGCCTAGCCACCCCCCAAAGTGGCGGTTTCCATCTTGGAAGTGGTGAGGAAGTAGTTCTGGATGTGCCTGAAAAATGGTCAGGAAGGATATGGGGCAGGCAGGGTTGCTCCTTTGACAGTAATGGAAAGGGTAACTGTGAAACTGGTGACTGTTTTGGCCAATTGCATTGCCAAGGAAAAGGTGGTATCCCTCCAGCAACTGTGGTAGAAATGACACTCGGATCATCAAATTCACCCCTTCATTTCTATGATGTGAGCTTGGTTGATGGCTTCAATCTGCCAGTGTCGATGAAACCTGTTGGGGGTGGAATAGGTTGTGGTGTTGCTTCGTGTGAGGTTGACTTGAACATTTGCTGCCCATCTGCATTGGAAGTGAGGAGAGGAGGCAAGGTTGTAGGGTGTAAGAGTGCCTGCTTGGCTATGCAATCTGCCAAGTATTGCTGCACTGGAAACTATGCAAATCCAAACACTTGCAAGCCAACTCTGTTTGCTCATCTCTTTAAGGCGATATGCCCCAAGGCTTATAGCTATGCTTTTGATGACTCTTCAAGCCTTAACAGATGCAGAGCTTCGCGGTATGTCATCACTTTCTGCCCTCCCCAATGA
- the LOC101297557 gene encoding protein SRG1-like, which yields MSSLDIASQLPVEPNVQELVRSNPLKIPEKYLLKNIYEQDKPKSIATTCDDLSSDDIPIVDFSLLASGNEEELNKLDLACKEWGFFQLVNHGLAREVLQGMKDGSAKFFELPIEEKNKFSMSTAKEIREGYGQAAVATEEQTLDWSDALVLKLYPSQMRNLEYWPTTPKGYKEAIEAYASEVKRVGEEILRSLSLTMGMEKDVLLGLHQDLAAALRVNYIPPCSMPDQVLGLSAHADASTITILMQDDNVIGLQIRKQGQWVSVKPIPNSFVVNVGDALEIWSNGKYKSIEHRAVTNESKARMSYASFIFPHVDVEIEPFDHILESSGTIQMYKKVKYGDYLIQCLKRKMEGKEHSQNAKLGST from the exons ATGAGCAGCCTTGATATAGCATCTCAGCTGCCGGTAGAACCAAACGTTCAAGAACTGGTCAGGAGTAACCCATTAAAGATCCCTGAGAAGTACCTTTTAAAGAATATATATGAACAAGACAAGCCAAAGAGTATAGCTACTACTTGTGATGATCTTTCTTCTGATGATATCCCCATCGTCGATTTTTCTCTGCTCGCAAGTGGGAACGAGGAGGAGCTTAACAAACTGGATCTGGCTTGCAAGGAATGGGGATTCTTCCAG CTCGTAAATCATGGACTGGCAAGAGAAGTGTTGCAGGGCATGAAGGATGGTTCTGCGAAGTTCTTTGAACTTCCTATAGAAGAGAAGAACAAATTTTCCATGTCAACAGCAAAAGAAATACGTGAAGGCTATGGGCAAGCCGCTGTGGCTACTGAAGAGCAGACACTCGACTGGTCCGACGCACTGGTTCTCAAGCTTTACCCATCCCAGATGAGGAACCTTGAGTATTGGCCAACCACACCAAAGGGATACAA GGAGGCTATTGAGGCATATGCTAGTGAAGTTAAGAGAGTTGGAGAGGAGATCCTAAGATCTCTATCTTTAACAATGGGAATGGAGAAGGATGTTCTTCTTGGACTGCATCAAGATTTGGCGGCAGCATTGCGTGTAAACTACATTCCTCCATGCTCCATGCCTGATCAAGTGCTAGGTCTAAGTGCACATGCGGATGCAAGCACCATTACTATACTTATGCAAGACGATAATGTTATCGGATTACAGATTCGAAAACAAGGACAATGGGTATCAGTCAAACCAATTCCAAACTCTTTCGTTGTGAATGTTGGAGATGCTCTTGAG ATATGGAGCAACGGGAAGTACAAAAGCATTGAACACAGAGCCGTGACAAACGAAAGCAAGGCAAGAATGTCTTATGCATCGTTTATCTTTCCTCATGTCGATGTGGAAATTGAACCGTTCGATCATATATTAGAATCATCAGGCACCATTCAGATGTACAAGAAGGTCAAATATGGAGATTATTTAATTCAATGCTTGAAGAGGAAAATGGAGGGGAAGGAACACTCTCAAAATGCAAAACTAGGAAGTACTTAA
- the LOC101310920 gene encoding protein SRG1-like — protein MSSLGIASPPVEPNVQELVRSNPLKIPEKYLLKNIDEQDKPKSIETTCDDLSSDDIPIVDFSLLASGNEEELNKLDLACKEWGFFQLVNHGVEREVLQGMKDGSAKFFGLPLEEKNKFAMSTAEGKREGYGKPSVATEEQTLDWSDALVLTLYPSQIRNLQYWPTTPKGYKEAIEAYASEVKRVAEEILRSLSLTMGMEKDVLLGLHQDLAAALRVNYIPPCSMPDKVLGLSAHADAGTITILMQDDNVIGLQIRKQGQWVSVKPIPNSFVVNIGDALEIWSNGKYKSIEHRAVTNESKARMSYASFIFPHVDVEIEPFHHLLESSGTIQMYKKVKYGDYLIKCLKRKMEGKEHTQNAKIGSA, from the exons ATGAGCAGTCTTGGTATAGCATCTCCGCCAGTAGAACCAAATGTTCAAGAACTGGTGAGGAGTAATCCATTAAAGATCCCTGAGAAGTACCTTTTAAAGAATATAGATGAACAAGACAAGCCAAAGAGTATAGAAACTACTTGTGATGATCTTTCTTCTGATGATATCCCCATCGTCGATTTTTCTCTGCTCGCAAGTGGGAACGAGGAGGAGCTTAACAAACTGGATCTGGCTTGCAAGGAATGGGGATTCTTCCAG CTCGTAAATCATGGAGTGGAAAGAGAAGTGTTGCAGGGTATGAAGGATGGTTCTGCGAAGTTCTTTGGACTTCCTTTAGAAGAGAAGAATAAATTTGCTATGTCAACTGCAGAAGGCAAACGTGAAGGTTATGGGAAACCCTCTGTGGCAACTGAAGAGCAGACACTCGACTGGTCCGACGCACTGGTTCTCACTCTTTACCCATCTCAGATCCGGAACCTTCAGTATTGGCCAACCACACCAAAGGGATACAA GGAGGCTATTGAGGCATATGCTAGTGAAGTTAAAAGAGTTGCAGAGGAAATCCTAAGATCTCTGTCTTTAACAATGGGGATGGAGAAGGATGTTCTTCTTGGACTGCATCAAGATTTGGCTGCAGCATTGCGCGTAAACTACATTCCTCCATGCTCCATGCCTGACAAAGTTCTAGGTCTAAGTGCACATGCGGATGCAGGCACCATTACTATACTTATGCAAGACGATAATGTTATAGGATTACAGATTCGGAAACAAGGACAATGGGTATCAGTCAAGCCAATTCCAAACTCTTTCGTTGTGAATATTGGAGATGCTCTTGAG ATATGGAGCAACGGGAAGTACAAAAGCATTGAACACAGAGCCGTGACAAACGAAAGCAAGGCAAGAATGTCTTATGCATCGTTTATCTTTCCACATGTTGATGTGGAAATTGAACCGTTCCATCATCTACTAGAGTCATCAGGCACCATTCAGATGTACAAGAAGGTCAAATATGGAGATTATTTGATTAAATGCTTGAAGAGGAAAATGGAAGGGAAGGAACACACTCAAAATGCAAAAATAGGAAGCGCTTGA
- the LOC101311211 gene encoding protein SRG1-like codes for MSSTTDVGLIQVEVAPTYAPSLPVPNVQEIVRTYPFHVPDRYLRDQEEIPENIDLTSSNLSSEIPIIDFSLLSKGNKEELHKLDVACEEWGFFQIVNHGVAKEVLWGMKDVAAKFFELPLEEKNKVSMPSDDIQGYGHAYVVSEDQILDWSDALILNVYPVHYRNLKFWPAEPENFQEVLESYSGEVKRVGEELLRSLSKLMGMEKDTLIGLHNQLLQALRVNYYPPCSTPHKVVGLSPHSDTSTITILMQEDGVTGLQIRKGGEWVSVEPIPDALVVNVGDVLEERLSYASFLFPHFDVEIKPVYDIAVSDLTYKKVRYGDYLRQSMKMKHEGKAHTEMAKIRS; via the exons ATGAGTTCAACTACAGATGTAGGATTAATTCAAGTAGAAGTTGCACCAACTTATGCTCCATCTCTGCCGGTGCCAAATGTTCAAGAAATTGTGAGGACATACCCTTTTCATGTCCCTGACAGATACCTTCGGGATCAAGAAGAGATTCCAGAGAATATAGATCTTACTTCTTCTAACCTTTCTTCGGAGATTCCTATCATTGATTTTTCTCTTCTTTCGAAAGGGAACAAGGAGGAGCTTCACAAATTGGACGTTGCTTGCGAAGAATGGGGATTCTTTCAG ATAGTGAATCATGGAGTGGCAAAAGAAGTGTTGTGGGGCATGAAGGATGTTGCGGCCAAGTTTTTTGAGCTTCCTCTGGAAGAGAAGAATAAGGTTTCTATGCCTTCAGATGACATACAAGGCTACGGCCATGCTTATGTGGTTTCTGAAGACCAGATTCTGGATTGGTCTGATGCATTGATTCTCAACGTGTACCCAGTTCACTATAGAAACCTTAAGTTTTGGCCAGCAGAACCAGAGAATTTCCA GGAGGTTCTTGAGTCATATTCTGGTGAAGTTAAAAGAGTAGGAGAGGAGCTTCTAAGGTCTCTATCGAAACTCATGGGCATGGAGAAGGATACTCTTATTGGCCTCCATAACCAGTTGTTACAAGCTTTGAGGGTGAACTACTATCCTCCATGCTCCACGCCTCATAAAGTAGTAGGACTGAGTCCACACTCGGACACGAGCACCATAACCATACTTATGCAAGAAGACGGTGTCACCGGTCTGCAGATTCGAAAAGGAGGAGAATGGGTCTCAGTCGAGCCAATTCCAGATGCTCTTGTTGTGAATGTTGGGGATGTTCTTGAG GAGAGGTTATCCTATGCATCATTTCTTTTTCCACATTTTGATGTGGAGATTAAACCAGTTTATGATATCGCTGTGTCAGATTTGACGTACAAGAAAGTCAGATACGGAGATTATCTTAGACAATCCATGAAGATGAAGCACGAGGGGAAGGCACACACTGAAATGGCGAAGATCAGAAGCTAA
- the LOC101311499 gene encoding protein SRG1-like codes for MVRTDPFQVPERYIRDEKDVANDADLCSQLSDPLRFPPLIFLSTQMGTKRSFTGSTRLARNGMVNHGVATEFTKGMKDSAKKFFELPLEEKNKIAMPPNDIQGYGHSHADQILDCLGLSPHSDKGSLAILMQEEDVVGLQIKHNGKWVPINPLANAFIVNVGDIIGIWSNGKYKSIEHRVVTNESKARISYSTFYLPHRDVDIEPLDQMVLESPGSLPLYKKVT; via the exons ATGGTGAGGACTGACCCTTTTCAGGTGCCTGAAAGATACATCCGAGACGAAAAGGATGTTGCAAACGATGCCGATTTGTGCTCTCAGCTCTCCGATCCTCTGAGGTTCCCACCCTTGATTTTTCTCTCTACTCAAATGGGAACAAAGAGGAGCTTCACAGGCTCGACCAGGCTTGCAAGGAATGGG ATGGTGAATCATGGAGTAGCAACAGAATTTACCAAGGGCATGAAGGATTCAGCGAAGAAGTTCTTCGAACTTCCATTGGAAGAGAAGAACAAAATTGCTATGCCACCAAATGACATACAAGGCTATGGCCATTCCCATGCAGATCAGATCCTGGATTG TTTGGGTCTCAGTCCACATTCAGACAAAGGCAGCTTGGCCATACTTATGCAAGAAGAAGATGTAGTGGGACTCCAAATCAAACACAACGGGAAATGGGTGCCGATCAATCCATTGGCAAATGCTTTCATTGTGAATGTTGGTGATATTATTGGG ATATGGAGTAATGGGAAGTACAAGAGCATTGAACACAGAGTGGTGACAAACGAAAGCAAGGCGAGAATATCTTATTCAACCTTTTATTTACCACATCGAGATGTTGATATTGAACCCCTTGATCAAATGGTACTCGAGTCTCCAGGGTCCCTTCCATTGTACAAGAAAGTCACTTAA
- the LOC101311784 gene encoding UDP-glycosyltransferase 73C2-like, which produces MASQQQKLHFALFPFMAPGHMIPLIDIAKLLAQEGMIITIFTTPHNAARFKAVIDRATKSGLQIRVIQLKFPCEEVGLPLTCENFDMVHSHDMTFNFFAAIAMLQPQVEKLFAELTPRPNCIISDMSLPWTINISRSFHIPRISFSGTCCFCFLCLRNVRISNVLASTASEVDYFVVPNVPDRIEMNKSQLPAPLTPKLIDFSREMFAAEYDFYGTIMNTFEELEQAYVEDYKKARNGKVWCVGPVSLCNKDDLDKAQRGHKASVDEQHCLNWLDSQQPGSVLYACLGTLCNAVTEQWIELGLGLEASKKPFIWVLKEGFRSEELERWIAESGFEERTKEMSLLIRGWAPQTLLLSHPAIGGFLTHCGWNSTLEGICAGLPMITWPLFADQFLNEKLVQQFLKIAVRVGVEYPMKWGEEEEIGVLVKKESVKEAIDKLMDGDESEARRDRARELSKMAKKAVEEGGSSHRNIALLIEDLIQQGNSTEKY; this is translated from the coding sequence ATGGCCTCTCAACAGCAGAAGCTTCACTTTGCGTTGTTTCCGTTTATGGCTCCAGGCCACATGATCCCATTGATAGACATTGCTAAATTGCTTGCGCAAGAAGGCATGATCATCACCATATTCACCACCCCACATAATGCAGCCCGCTTCAAAGCAGTTATTGACCGTGCCACAAAATCCGGGCTCCAAATCCGAGTAATCCAGCTGAAATTCCCATGTGAAGAAGTCGGATTACCTCTAACGTGTGAGAACTTTGACATGGTACATTCACACGACATGACCTTCAACTTCTTTGCAGCAATCGCCATGCTACAACCTCAAGTGGAAAAACTGTTTGCGGAGCTAACTCCGAGACCAAACTGCATAATCTCAGACATGTCTTTGCCATGGACAATCAACATCTCTCGCTCGTTTCACATTCCCAGGATCTCTTTCAGTGGAACATGTTGCTTCTGTTTCTTGTGCCTCCGCAATGTGCGCATATCCAATGTTCTTGCGAGTACAGCCTCAGAAGTGGACTATTTTGTTGTTCCTAACGTGCCTGATCGAATCGAGATGAACAAATCTCAGCTACCAGCGCCTCTAACTCCAAAATTGATTGATTTTAGTAGAGAAATGTTTGCCGCTGAGTACGATTTTTACGGCACAATTATGAACACTTTTGAAGAGTTGGAACAAGCGTATGTGGAAGACTACAAGAAGGCAAGAAATGGTAAAGTGTGGTGTGTTGGCCCTGTTTCACTCTGCAACAAAGATGACTTGGACAAAGCACAAAGGGGTCACAAGGCCTCGGTTGATGAACAGCACTGCTTGAACTGGCTTGACTCTCAGCAACCAGGTTCTGTACTTTATGCTTGTCTTGGAACTCTATGCAATGCCGTCACTGAGCAATGGATAGAGCTTGGACTAGGGCTGGAGGCATCAAAGAAACCTTTCATTTGGGTTTTGAAAGAAGGGTTTCGATCCGAAGAGTTGGAAAGGTGGATTGCAGAAAGTGGTTTCGAGGAAAGAACCAAGGAAATGAGCCTCTTGATTCGGGGTTGGGCTCCGCAGACACTGCTATTGTCACACCCTGCCATTGGGGGTTTCTTGACACATTGTGGTTGGAACTCAACACTAGAAGGCATATGTGCTGGCCTACCTATGATCACATGGCCTTTGTTTGCAGACCAATTCCTCAATGAAAAACTAGTACAACAGTTTCTAAAGATTGCTGTGAGGGTTGGAGTGGAATATCCAATGAAGTGGGGGGAGGAGGAGGAGATTGGGGTGTTGGTGAAGAAGGAAAGTGTGAAGGAAGCAATAGACAAGTTGATGGATGGAGACGAAAGCGAAGCGAGAAGAGATCGAGCCAGAGAGCTTTCGAAAATGGCTAAAAAAGCAGTGGAAGAAGGCGGATCTTCCCACCGTAACATAGCACTACTAATCGAAGACCTCATTCAACAAGGAAATTCCACAGAGAAATACTAA
- the LOC101297264 gene encoding protein SRG1-like, whose product MESKSALYAPSAPLPNVQEMVKIDPSQVPANYIRNETDIANDAAFCHHLSSEVPIIDLYLLSKGHQEELTKLDQACKEWGFFLVVNHGVATEVTNGLKEAAEKFFELPLEEKNKIAIPPNDIQGYGHTQVDRKVLDWSDKLVLLVYPHQYRKLDLWPPTPFKDAIEKYSGDVRRVAEELIRSLSVIMGMEKDALLRLHQELVQPLSVAYYPQCSMPDKVLGLSAHSDKGTLAIVMQEDDVTGLQIKHNGKWVPIKPIHDAFVVNVGDIIEMWSNGKYKSIEHRVVTNESKARISYSTFFLPHQNAEIEPLDQMVLESPGSLPLYKKVTYGDYLRKTKDMKSEGKTHVSEVAKVES is encoded by the exons ATGGAATCAAAGTCAGCCCTTTATGCCCCATCAGCGCCACTCCCAAATGTTCAAGAAATGGTGAAGATCGACCCTTCTCAGGTACCGGCAAATTACATCAGGAATGAAACAGACATTGCAAATGATGCAGCCTTCTGTCATCATCTTTCTTCTGAGGTTCCCATCATTGATCTTTATCTGCTCTCAAAAGGGCACCAAGAGGAGCTTACCAAGCTGGACCAGGCTTGCAAGGAATGGGGTTTCTTTCTG GTGGTGAATCATGGAGTGGCAACAGAAGTGACCAACGGCTTGAAGGAAGCGGCGGAAAAGTTCTTTGAACTTCCATTAGAAGAGAAGAACAAAATTGCTATCCCACCGAATGACATACAAGGCTATGGACATACCCAGGTGGATCGCAAGGTGCTGGACTGGTCTGACAAGCTTGTTCTTCTCGTTTACCCACATCAGTACAGAAAGCTCGATCTTTGGCCACCAACTCCATTCAA GGATGCTATTGAGAAATACTCTGGTGATGTTAGGAGAGTTGCAGAGGAGCTTATCAGGTCTCTATCTGTAATCATGGGGATGGAGAAGGATGCTCTCCTCAGACTACACCAAGAGTTGGTCCAACCTCTGTCTGTGGCTTACTATCCTCAGTGCTCAATGCCTGACAAAGTGCTTGGTCTAAGTGCGCACTCCGACAAAGGGACCTTGGCCATAGTTATGCAGGAAGATGATGTGACGGGACTACAGATCAAACACAATGGAAAATGGGTACCGATCAAGCCAATTCATGATGCCTTTGTTGTGAATGTTGGAGATATTATTGAG ATGTGGAGTAATGGGAAGTATAAGAGCATTGAACACAGAGTTGTGACAAACGAAAGCAAGGCAAGGATCTCTTATTCTACTTTCTTTTTACCTCATCAAAATGCTGAAATTGAACCTCTTGACCAAATGGTGCTCGAGTCGCCCGGTTCCCTTCCATTGTACAAGAAAGTCACCTATGGGGACTATCTAAGGAAAACCAAGGATATGAAATCTGAAGGGAAGACGCATGTCAGTGAAGTTGCCAAGGTCGAAAGTTAG